TCACGGCTTTGGGAAGGAGTCCCGTGCACTGACTCTCCAGAATGGTAAGTTGTTTGGTCCACCTGCTGAAAATAATATGTAACTGTACGGGTGACCTAAGGAATAGCTTCTAGGCATGTTTGTAGCTCTGTGATTGCATCAACAACAGCGTCTTGACCTGGAAACTTTTACAAGTATTTCAAAAGCTTAGGACGAGCCCTACACTCCAACCACCATGCCATTGACCCATCTTCCTCTCTGGTATCCTATGATACTTCAATAAGCTGGGTGTATCTTGTCAAAGATTGACATGTAACCAATAAGATATGAATTTTCACCTACAGGTAAAAAGAAGATCCAGCATGTCGGTGGACAGCTGAAACTGAATCAACACTGTATTGATACGGCGTACAACTTCTTCAAGATGGCTGTCAGTCGTCGTCTGACCAGAGGGCGTAGGACCACACATGTTGTTGCAGCCTGTCTGTACTTGGTCTGCAGGACTGAGGGCACACCACGTATCCTTTTGGTTgaacaatttttttctctcataaGTAGGCCGCGCTGTGAAGCTTAGTcaggtgtatacatgtatcttccctttcttatattttgatatcagGTAAATTCGAAGTCATCATCCAGCTTCACACTTTCACcctggtctgtcctgaaaccttttcaTAGACTAAAATGAGCAACTTAATCGGGGCTGTAACCTGGATATTTCTGACTGGTGCCACTTGTACACCTGGGTTCGGAAGGTAGATTTGATGACGAGGCCTGCCTTGAGTCTCATGGCGACTATGGAGTTCAAAGTATGGACCTTTGACTGTAAGACTAGAGTCCGAGCCTGTACCCTAAAGCAGCTCCTCGAGAGAACACTGGCTGAAATCACCATTTGTTGTGAACAGATTTTGAATCCTTGACCTACTTGTCAGATATGTTGCTTGACTTTAGTGATGTTCTTCAGGTGAGTTTAATAATTTTTGCTTGTGTCCTTTCGTCCTTTTGACTTGTGTTGGCCTGAACATCATCTTTGCCACATTTAACAAGCTGGTATTgactattcatcatcatcaatgacagATTCCTAAATATCATTGGTCACTTCCTGTTTTAAAGGTGCTGGCAGGAAGAGCATGCCAGGAGAGAGGGGGAGCCAAAATGCTCGAATGTCTACAGCTCATCCACAGCCCACACCAATCACCCAAATAAGTGAAACCATTAACCAGTTCATGACTTCTTATATCTTCCAGACGAATGTTTACAACTTGGGTAGAACATATCTACAGTTGTCAAGGGAACTCTGCATCAATGTGCCAGTCTTGGGTAAGTCGGCACAAACTCTCCATGTCTGTCTAAGTCGATAATCGCCATCTTGTCATCAGTCTTCACACACGTCTTGTCAAGAACCAGAACTAGCAAATAAATGACCCACAATTACTATTCGAATAAGCTAGCTGAAGCTAGCAGACTTTATTATGCAAATACTTTAAATAACAAATAGCTAATGGACAGTTGTACTTCTAAAGCCAAGCATGACTGTTATTCGTGTTAACAATGTTTGCAACATGCATGAATTTTAGACCCTTCCCCTCTTCCCTGTTCACAACCGCTGACTATATGCGTTTTACCATTTTTAGCTTGATATTTTATATGTACACAGTACATAATTAGACTTTCAACATTACAAAACGATATTAAATATATTTTATTGTAAGCCTTTCGTCATAGTAAAGGGCATCGTGACCAGTTGGTATTCATATCATATTGAAAATTTTAGTTTTCAAATGATTATGTGACTGAcatgaaaaatgcaaaaaccTACAAGGCTAAAACATTGTAGGATCGTAGCTTAGGTGCCACTGGTCGAACCCACTATGCATTATAAAAAACCTTACAGCTTGCCTCAATACCTGCATTGATGAAATTATAGCAAAGCTCTATACTTGTGATTCTGAGTCTGAAAATGTCATGATGCCATTATGCACAAGTATACATTGATGCACAGAGCTCTGTGTTTATATTCAAGCCTTATATTTAAACTGTGATTTATCAACCATGACTGACTTGAATCATTCTTTCCATAAGGTTAAGATAAtgatgtaaggtagaatggggtatttgtagcccaggtttaattgtagcccctgtctATGATATTGATCGATATCCCCAtccatcaaacaatgcaggggttACAAATacccccattctaccttacatgtACACCCCAAAAACAAAAGTTGACAAACTGCACCAGGTCATGTCAATAAATAGCAGCACGGTTGGAAGATCAGTTGCCTAATCTGCCTATCATGCCTCTAGCATGGCACTTTCCACACAAATATTTTCAGCTGTAAAAAATCACTTCGGGGATTTGCCCCCCTTGAACGCCAGTTCCATTTGTGCTGTCAGAGGAGCACTGAAACATGAAATTCACCTTCCCACACTGAATCTCAGCGTTACCTTCCTGGCCAAAATAGCTGAGCTCCGCACCATCTAAGATAGCACTGGCTGTGTAATAAATATCAGGCTCAACCTGGACAGGGTTCTCAAACAGGACACTGAACGTACTACTCGAGCCATCTGAGAAAAATTTGGTGTGTCGTTGACCAAGTATTGCACCGTTTCTCTTCAGTTCGATTTTGACCTGATAGTCGGCAGCACCATTGCTCGAGCCATACAGGCCAAATCCTGCAACAAAGATGCGCTTGTCTACGCAGAATTGTATGCTGTCACACCTGCCCCTGTAGCGCCACTGGTTGCTCCTGTAGGCAGACGACATGAAGCGATGGCAGCGTTGAGGTTGCAGGCCACCGCGCTGTTTGGTCGGAAAGGGCAGTCTTGGTTTATTCTGCGCCGTGAAGTGCAGAAAAATGTCATTCGTCTCCTGCAGGGTCAGAATGTGCGACTGTGCTGGACCATTCGCAAACTCATCGAGTTTCATGGTTGGCAATCTGAGAAGATACAATGCCCGTCCTAAAACTCTGCGTTTGTTTTCGTCAGTGTGTTCAATGCCACGCCTGGTGCACTCCGTCTCAGCCCACCTGACCCCTGCGCTGAATAATGAAATCTCCTTGGCATTTAAAGTCTCCCTCCCCAGCACAATTTCCAATGTATTATAGTCAATGTCAACAAACCCATCCGATTCTAATGCCTCCTCTGCTTGGGCGTCGATGACCTCCCAGCATCTCTGCATGAGCTCTGGTTCTTCAAACAACCGACTCTGACTAAGTAGCACACATGCGTTCCTGGCACTTAGACTGGTCTCTAGAAACTTGACACACGCCCGCGCCAGGTGCGGAACGATGTACTTTTTGGCAGCGTAAAGTGTGGACAGGATAGTTTCTGCTTCTGGGTCGAATTCATCGCAGTAGAGATACCTGAAAGAAATGAAGGGTTTTTGAAAGAACTCGGGTACTTGAACTAGACTATGGGCAGAAGCTGGGTGATCGGATTTTgtttacacaaagtcaccaataggggtctctcctgaCCCACAGTAAATCAAAACTACGCATGCTTGTAAATTAATATTAAAATGCTTGTATCAAACACGATCCAGTCCCTGATTAACGCATAATACTCCCAAGAAGACAACAAATCTTTTCCAAAACTTGGATGTTATTTTACACACCTTAAAAGATTCAAAAATGCTGTTGGCTCTACATCGGGTATTTCGATATCCTTGGAAGTGTCAGCCAGTCCTCCATACAGCATGGCATAGAAGACAGAACTGCCCGTTGCCAGCACATACTTATGCGCTGGGATTCGCCGGGGTTGGTCTGGCAACTGGCCGACAATGAAGAATACGTCTGCCATGAGCTCATTGTTGAACATCATTGCATTTCTCTCGCGGAGATTTGTCGGCGATGCTTGCCAGTTGTGCTCCTGTGTTGTGGGTGGTCGAAGCAGACGTCGATGATTGACAGTGTTTTGGATCACCTCCTGGTTCCCCTCTTCATCAGAGTTCATAAGATCTGAAACTAAACATGAAAAGAATGTGAGTGAAGTGACTTGTCCAAGATCATGTGCGATTCACATGGAAAATCTCGTCTGGCACCCAATATGCAGTTGCATTGACTAGGTTCATCTGAAGGCAGTTGTAAGGGATATGCTTTCCACACAGATATTGAGATAATGTATGCAGGATACCTGTACTGTATGGTGTTTCTAGACTATAGTGTAgctctgtacatgtatatacaatgtatttgtatATAAAACTTCTCCATATTTTCATGCAATCTATGATACTAAGTACT
Above is a window of Lineus longissimus chromosome 3, tnLinLong1.2, whole genome shotgun sequence DNA encoding:
- the LOC135484138 gene encoding BTB/POZ domain-containing protein 6-B-like, coding for MATKIGSIYNTSTTNEPKRSYSQEPIVSDLMNSDEEGNQEVIQNTVNHRRLLRPPTTQEHNWQASPTNLRERNAMMFNNELMADVFFIVGQLPDQPRRIPAHKYVLATGSSVFYAMLYGGLADTSKDIEIPDVEPTAFLNLLRYLYCDEFDPEAETILSTLYAAKKYIVPHLARACVKFLETSLSARNACVLLSQSRLFEEPELMQRCWEVIDAQAEEALESDGFVDIDYNTLEIVLGRETLNAKEISLFSAGVRWAETECTRRGIEHTDENKRRVLGRALYLLRLPTMKLDEFANGPAQSHILTLQETNDIFLHFTAQNKPRLPFPTKQRGGLQPQRCHRFMSSAYRSNQWRYRGRCDSIQFCVDKRIFVAGFGLYGSSNGAADYQVKIELKRNGAILGQRHTKFFSDGSSSTFSVLFENPVQVEPDIYYTASAILDGAELSYFGQEGNAEIQCGKVNFMFQCSSDSTNGTGVQGGQIPEVIFYS